Proteins from a single region of Synchiropus splendidus isolate RoL2022-P1 chromosome 3, RoL_Sspl_1.0, whole genome shotgun sequence:
- the LOC128755232 gene encoding tubulin beta chain-like, with product MREIVHLQAGQCGNQIGAKFWEVISDEHGIDPTGAYHGDSDLQLDRINVYYNEASGGQYVPRAVLVDLEPGTMDSVRSGPFGQIFRPDNFVFGQSGAGNNWAKGHYTEGAELVDSVLDVVRKEAEGCDCLQGFQLTHSLGGGTGSGMGTLLISKIREEYPDRIMNTFSVVPSPKVSDTVVEPYNATLSVHQLVENTDETYCIDNEALYDICFRTLKLTTPSYGDLNHLVSATMSGVTTCLRFPGQLNADLRKLAVNMVPFPRLHFFMPGFAPLTSRGSQQYRALSVPELTQQMFDAKNMMAACDPRHGRYLTVAAIFRGRMSMKEVDEQMLNVQNKNNSYFVEWIPNNVKTAVCDIPPRGLKMAATFIGNSTAIQELFKRISEQFTAMFRRKAFLHWYTGEGMDEMEFTEAESNMNDLVSEYQQYQDATADEEEFEEEEGEEDLA from the exons ATGAGGGAAATCGTCCATCTCCAGGCCGGTCAGTGCGGTAACCAAATCGGAGCAAAG TTTTGGGAGGTGATCAGCGATGAGCATGGCATTGACCCGACTGGTGCATACCATGGTGACAGTGACCTGCAGCTCGATCGGATCAATGTCTACTACAACGAGGCCTCTG GTGGCCAGTATGTCCCCCGCGCAGTCTTGGTGGATCTGGAGCCAGGAACCATGGACTCGGTTAGATCTGGACCTTTTGGCCAGATCTTCAGACCAGACAATTTTGTTTTTG GCCAGAGTGGTGCTGGAAACAACTGGGCCAAGGGTCACTACACCGAGGGCGCAGAGCTAGTAGACTCTGTCCTGGATGTGGTAAGGAAGGAGGCCGAGGGCTGCGACTGCCTCCAGGGCTTccagctcacacactcactgggAGGTGGCACCGGCTCTGGAATGGGTACGCTGCTCATTAGTAAAATTCGTGAGGAGTACCCCGACCGTATCATGAACACCTTCAGCGTGGTCCCCTCCCCCAAGGTGTCAGACACGGTAGTGGAGCCCTACAATGCCACACTGTCTGTCCACCAGCTGGTAGAGAACACAGACGAGACCTACTGTATCGACAACGAGGCTCTGTACGACATCTGCTTCCGTACTCTCAAACTTACAACCCCCTCGTACGGTGATCTCAACCACCTGGTGTCCGCCACGATGAGCGGTGTCACGACGTGCCTCAGGTTTCCCGGTCAGCTGAACGCTGACCTTCGCAAACTGGCCGTCAACATGGTGCCCTTCCCACGTCTGCACTTCTTCATGCCCGGCTTTGCCCCCCTCACAAGCCGAGGCAGCCAGCAGTACCGGGCTCTTTCTGTACCTGAGCTCACCCAACAGATGTTCGATGCCAAGAACATGATGGCCGCCTGCGATCCACGCCACGGCCGCTACCTGACGGTGGCCGCCATTTTCCGTGGTCGCATGTCCATGAAGGAGGTGGATGAGCAGATGCTGAACGTGCAGAACAAGAACAACAGCTACTTTGTGGAATGGATCCCAAATAATGTCAAGACAGCAGTGTGCGACATCCCTCCCCGTGGGCTGAAGATGGCGGCCACCTTCATCGGCAACAGCACCGCTATCCAGGAGCTGTTCAAGCGCATCTCTGAGCAGTTCACCGCCATGTTCAGGCGCAAAGCTTTCCTCCACTGGTACACAGGCGAGGGCATGGATGAGATGGAGTTCACTGAAGCTGAGAGCAACATGAACGACCTCGTGTCCGAGTACCAGCAGTACCAGGATGCCACTGCCGACGAGGAGgagtttgaggaagaagagggcgaGGAGGATCTTGCCTAG
- the LOC128755233 gene encoding uncharacterized protein LOC128755233 → MGFWNSKPAVTNTTIKNTSTETPTRTDITRTAEEKCYDPKDPDLKFVEREDEMDVLCVGYKSPRALMSCGHSVTPMSLTSYCRHLLEEGSSRFECAVCVGRWTFQEVQKMARLSPQEADDFVKKMWKNYKIECQVKSCPGCKSSFLRTNPNDLSVKCTVCSAGRVGIYIFCWQCLREWRGPAPRADRCDNEGCGTMLLDILKECPNIEFESLALARLKGCPTIRACPFCGLLVEHDASGCKCITCERCQVSFCFVCLKTEKKCSETSSPFEYCDLAPRQTSIPARQNI, encoded by the exons ATGGGCTTCTGGAATTCTAAACCCGCTGTGACCAACACGACCATCAAGAACACATCTACTGAGACACCGACCAGAACCGACATTACCCGAACTGCTGAGGAGAAATGCTACGACCCGAAAGACCCCGACCTGAAGTTTGTGGAGCGAGAGGACGAGATGGACG TCTTGTGCGTGGGCTACAAGTCTCCAAGAGCGCTGATGTCCTGCGGTCACTCCGTCACCCCCATGTCACTCACAAGTTACTGCCGTCATTTATTGGAAGAG GGGAGCAGCCGATTTGAGTGTGCAGTCTGTGTAGGCCGCTGGACGTTTCAGGAGGTTCAGAAAATGGCTCGTCTTTCTCCTCAAGAGGCGGATGACTTTgtcaaaaaaatgtggaaaaattataaaatagagtgtcaagtcaagtca TGTCCAGGCTGCAAGTCTTCTTTCCTGAGAACCAACCCCAACGACCTCAGTGTCAAATGCACAGTTTGCAGTGCTGGTAGAGTTGGCATTTACATCTTCTGCTGGCAGTGTTTGAGGGAGTGGAGAGGTCCAGCTCCTCGAGCAGACCGTTGTGACAACGAAGGTTGTGGTACAATGTTGCTTGACATATTGAAAGAGTGTCCAAATATTGAGTTTGAAAGTCTAGCCTTAGCAAGGCTCAAAGGATGCCCCACCATACGGGCCTGTCCTTTTTGTGGACTCCTGGTGGAGCATGATGCAAGTGGTTGTAAATGCATCACATGTGAACGCTGTCAAGTGTCTTTCTGCTTCGTTTGCCTGAAGACTGAAAAGAAGTGCTCAGAAACCAGCTCTCCTTTTGAATACTGTGATTTGGCCCCAAGACAAACCTCTATCCCAGCtagacaaaatatataa